The sequence ctgcgctacatccTGACTCCCAGTATTATATTTCTTTAGTTCTGCTGCAAGTCTGTGGCCAGGGATGATCCACCTCTAAGTCAGGCCAACAGTTATTCAATACCTGATCCAAGGCTTAAGAAGTAATATAAGTCATGGAATAAAAGTTGCTCATGAGTCTTCTTGATGTATGTCAGAAATTTATTCCTTGagaaaataaaggattgtgtttgcTTTCATAAATCTGTAGTTAGTAACTGTACTGCAAAGACTGTATATAGgaagtttatatacacaatgagaATAACTTGTTTAACACTAACAGGTATATACTAAGGTATAAAATCAAGTGCTTAActtaaactttatttacaaatgtTCTTCTATAAATAAAGATGCCATCCCACCCCTCTTAAGATATCATAACTGATAACATCTAGAAAAACATTTACATAGTTCCAGTATTTCTTCAGGAAAAAGTAATGGAAAGAGCATATTGGAACTGTTTAAGATATAAAAACACAACTGAAAAAAACTTGTCCAGCTATTAATTTGCTATTCCAAGGAATAACATTGCAATAATTTTTAGAAGAGGTAAatgttttataataaaatttaagtagCATGGTTTCATTaggattctttaggatttttcTTGCAAACTCGTATTTATATTGCCTTTTATTATAAAACAAATCATCACTGTAAAAAGGGCACCGACTTTTACACACAGATTTTTCTATCAATGAACTTAAGTAGAAACTGGGCAGATTTCACCACTtaggtcactaataaaataacatatgtaggaaagaaacttaaaataaaaacaatcataAGACTACCTGACTTACAATATTAGAATTCTCCACAAAAGCAAACGGCATTTTCTCCCATATTTACTACAAATTTGAATTTTTCACAGCCAAGATAACAGACAAAATATTTAACCAAAAAGTTCAGAATTCTAAGTTACCAGTTCATCATTTTACAtataatagttatttttaaaaatcctttaaagTTTATTTAGGAGAATAATCAATTTTGCACAACTAGGCCAAAAAGAACTTCAGAACattgaagggaaaagaaaaagaaaaacctcatccctgagaagtgagagagaaaaaaaaaatctccgaaAACACAGAAGTGACAGTCATGTACCCTTTCAACAATCTTCATCATAGCATGAACTTTATTGACAATCAGCAACCAAATATATCCCAATCCTGGGTAATCATTCCTTCTGATGATCTGATCTTCTTTGTAATGAAACTTTAAAGTGCAACAATTAAAAAGAATCAGATAAATAGGGTCTCTGGTTTTATTGTCAGCTTTACTTTTGAGTGTAAAAATGACCAGCTATGATATgtatatcccacaatgaccaaaATCATAACTTCTGTTGGCATTTCTTCCTCTGAGTATCCATTTCCCCCACTCATCTTCAcccaaataataaaagtaatacaaTTGCAATAGAGTTTACTATTATCAATGgcactgtaaaagaaaaaaaaaattggttactATAGTGGAAAATATCTGTAAAAGCTAAATAATAACTAACATCCAGAAAGAAAGGATACATCTAACAGTCGTCAAAATATATAGCAAATAATTCTAACAGAGAAGTAGTCAAACATGCACTGGATCATAAAATCCAAAACTTATTTTAAAGAGGATGTGTATCACTGTAGATTACAGTCATACTGAACAGCAGACAAGTACAAAACGCTTGTGCATAGTGCTGGTGCAGCTATGGGAACACAAGCACAACCCCAGgcagaaagagactctcatggcggTCAATGCCACTTGATATTAGGAAAACAGTGGAAATTAGATTCAATAGTACCAAAGAGGTTTCATCACTAATTTAATAATGAATTTATTATTCTAACTAGTCATAATTAAAtcagttaacacacacacacaaacacacagtcctAAACGGTTTTAAATTCATTTGTTCTAGTTCCTCTAAAATATTTTTCCAGTAGAGAATAAATGACAGATACAGACCTTTTTCTTCCCTAGAAAGTCTCAAGTTTCTAAATGACTTAAAATTACTTAAAAGCAAGTTGTCCAAAAGGCATTATTGTTCAGCAATGGCAGGTAATGTGCAAACTAAAAGAGATACCTACACTTTCTAAGCACATTAgggtaaagcaaaaaaaaaaaaaaaaagaacaaaacccaCCACAAAAATGGAATGTGACAGTATTCATTTGCAGAAATTTTCCTACTTAAGTTGACCCAAAAGAATAAAACTTAAGTTTTTCATCTTACCTCTCATCACAGTTCTTACAGATCGAATAAGGTTCATTAGCTGAGATTTAATTCCTGGCTCCTCTCCGAATCCTCCAATTCCCTGGTCTGTTCCCCAGCCAACTGTATAATATAAAGACAATTTATAGAGACGTTGAAGTTTATTATGTACTTGCCTTGCTCCTTCATTAGGCACCTTTTAAAAGATTAGCTTAAGTCTTCATTAAAGACAATGTATGTGTGCCAgacattggtgcacctggttaagtgctcacattacagtgcgcaaggatgcaggttcaagcccctggccccacctgcagggggggaagcttcatgtgacgtgaagcaggactgcaggtgtctcttctctctcccactgtatctcctcatcctctcccagtttctctctctatacaataataaatgaataaaaacatttttagaaaAGACAATGTATAAAGTCATGACTTAAAAAGTCACAAGACCAACTTAGAGTACACTTTTCACTTGAAAGTGTCCACAAAGTTCATTTCCactttgacttttttaaaaaatttacatacTAGATTATTATATGGCATTTAACCCAGTGAAGATTAAATGTGATTGGGATTTTTCTCCTTAAACTAATAAAACATTATTCAGGTCAGAACCAAAAACCAAAGTTTGAACAGCAGAGCTTGCTCAATTAAAAACACTACAGTTGAAATTCACTATCTGTACTACTGAGGGGAATGTTAACATCAGCTTTGTCCCAACTTGGTTTGGCCAAGGGCTACATCTGTTTTTCTCTTAGTCATTCTTGTTCATTTCTCAATTTGGAGGTGAGGAATTTAGCTCTTCACCTTTCCACTTATTCTCAAAAATAAGTCTTTTGTTTTCTACATCACTTTCCTGGTGTTATGTATCATTAGATctttacctgtattttttttttaattgccttatAAATTCTTCTAAAGATAGCGTGTCCTCATTTCTGAAATTTGCCCTTCTCTTGTTCAGGTTCACTCATCACATCTCATATGACCACTTATATTATTATCTCTTATGACTGAAGGGCTTAATTAATTCCTGACATGATAACCCTTAAACCTGAAGACaaagaacaatttttttaaaacaatttttgagagaaattcagacagagacacacagagagaccagagcactgctcagctctggcttatggtggtgcggggcattgaacctgggatttaggagcctcaagcatgagagtctgtttgcataaccattatactatctcccccacccacaaatctttattttatgCACGAGAGAAGCAAGTATTAGGAAACAagatttcattttcctttatcAACTTTCATTTGATTGAAATAAAGATTAATTAAATAATGGTCAGTgttgttatctctctcttttgtcaGAGCAACACAGGTATAGCTTAACACAAATCTGATGTTCAAGTTCACAACAAACTATATTTTGACTCCCACTCACCCTTCAACGTCTAGTTTACACTGTGTTCATGGCCTTTCCTGTCCACAGAGGTAGCTACGTTCTCACAGTGCAGCCATCAGCCAGTGCTTACTATTGTGACCTTTACCAACTCTTTCAAAGGGTGCCTTTGCAATCTCCTTGTGTCAACCCCTTGAGTAGTTTCCTTAAAAGTCGTATTTTCCTATCCATATTTTCCTTTCCATTGCCTGCTGAATGAAATTACAAATTCCTCAAAGTGCCATGCTAGCCTTAGATCCTACCATTGTTCTGAGTATCCCTATTTGTGTTGCATACATCTAGGCAGCTTCTGAATCCAGGTCTGTCTGACTTTAGCAACAGGGCCTTTATCCCCCAAATAGTTACTACATGGTTAGCTGCTTTCCAGAGCCTACCAGATTATAAAATCCTGTTAAACAGGAGCTGAATTTAATCTTCTAGCTAAGGAAGCTGCAAAAGAATCACTGAATTAAATCTTTCTCCTAACACTTGACAGTAAAGGAGTAAGTTAGCAAGAGAAGTCAACCAAAAACTGTGTAACTGTTAGACAAAGGATTTTCATagctgaggctcttaagtcccaggtcccATTCTGGGcatcaccacatgccagagctgagtggtattccggTTAAAGCACCAACCCTCAGTTAATTTTAGCCTACTCTATTCTTATgtcactaaaattaaaaaaaaaaaaaaaaagaaagaaaaaactgactCTGGGGGTTGAGAGAATAAATCACTTGTCTAGTTATTCAACAGATAAATACAGTGACAAATATAAAAGATCTGGTGTCAGAATTATTCTACTACAACAAACAGTTTTCCTTTAAAGTACTACTTAGGGAGTCACTGTTGCTTTTTAAGGACCGTGGCCAATTTTTAAAGAGCTTTGCTTTTTTAAGGAGAAAGATTTAATTTACTGATTCTTTTGCTGCTTCCATAGCTAAAGGGCCTAGCAGAGAATAAATATAAGGCCAGTGAGTAGTAGCTGCCAAAAATTTCAGGACAAAACTTCAAAAACTCAACAGAAAAAACAGCGACCCATTCAAGTTCAGTCAACAACCCTCactcctgttttatttttatttttaaagttttttaaatatttatttattccctttcccttttgttgcccttgttttattgttgtagttattattgatgtcactgttgttgggtaggacagagagaaatggagagaagaggggaagacagagaaggggagagaaggataagtcacctgcaaacctgcttcaccgcctgtgaagtgactcccctgcaggtggggatccgggggctcgaactgggatccttacgccggttcttgcgcttctcCCACTCCTACTGTTTTAAAAGGAAAGTCCTACCTACAGTTCTGACGGTTGGCTGACCCTAAGCAAATCTCAGCCTATCGATTACTGTATTTGAGAAAGAGAACAAATGTACTTTACTTTGTTAGTGTCACTAACAAGAGATGGATTCTTGAGTCAGATGGCTACACTTGAATCCTTGTTGTGTTACTTTCTAGCTTCAGAGCATTTAGAAAAGTCAGGGCCTCTCTTCCTTCTACAGTTCAGGGCCCCATTTTGAGAAGTGGGAACGAATATAGTACCCGTCTCACAGGGTTGCTGTGAGCATTACACAAGTTAGTAGATCTGAAGCACCTGACACAGATCTTGGCATTTAGTCACTAGTGTTAAGTTATATTATTGTTAAGCCAACTCAACTGTTACACCTGCCAACTCCACAAGCCCTACTTAGAAAGGCTGTTTCCTTCATCCACTCACTCATGCTTCCAATCGGTCCTCCATACTGCAGCCAGAAGAGGCTTGCAAATGACACACATCTGGTCATGCTACTGCCTGTGTGTAAACCTTACTTTCACCTGCCTCAGCGTTTTCAGCAAGCTCACGTTCCAAACTTCTACCCCTCCTTCACTGTCGCCTAGTTAATGTTCACTCACTGTGAGATTGGGGTGTGGACCCATTTCCTCCAAGGACACTTTCACAGGATTAGGCCCATCCTGCACTCCACTTACGGAACATTTCTCATACTTGtttagctttatttttaatttacttaacaCTGGCTTTCAGTattataaggttttttttttttggagtccaGCTCCACATGCAtgagtatatgtatatacaaCTCACTGCACTCCCATCAAAGTTCCTGTGCGCTCACCGTAAATGCAGCCTTGTCTCTCACCTCCCCCgacccccgaccccgaccccccaGGCTAATGATGATAAGCATCCATTAGAAAGGACTGGGCAACTACTGTAACTCCAGCTTTTCCTGCTCGGGCCTAACCCGTAACTGAGGCTCAATAGCTCTTCCGGTGGGTGCACCGCGATGAATCAGGCCTGCGGGCAGCAGCCAAACTCTGGGCGCGGGCAGGGAGGCCCCGGCGGGACCACCCGCGTCTGCACCGCGCGCTCCCGGGTCCCCGCACGACTCCGGGCGCCTCGTGGGCTCCCCCGCAGCCACGCTTCTGAAACTCCGCCTGGGAGCGGGGGTGGCTGGTGGCCGCAGCGCCCCGGCACTTCTTCTCCAGGCCGGGAAGGACACCCCGGGGGCCTCGGCCGGCCCGTTCGCCCGGGCATCTCCGCTCCAAGGGGCCACGCCCCTGCCCGTCGCTGAGCCCCCCCCGACCGCAGGTTCCTACTTCACACGCGGCCACACCGCGCGGGCCTCTCAGCTCCGGCCCGGCTCACCTAAGCCCTCGCCCCACGGCGACCCCCACCGCCCGGGGCCCGCACACAGCGCGCGTCTGGGGGGCCCCGCGGTCCCCTCACGCGTCCGGCTCGGCCCGCGCGCCCAGCTTCCGCCGCCGCCTCGCCCGGCCCGCCCGGCGGCCCCACTCACTGTTCTTAAGAAAGCGCTCTTCGTGCAGCACGGCGATGGCGTTCACGCACAGCAGGGCCGCCTGCAGCAGCGAGTACAGGGTGAAAGCCATGGTGACCCTGGGAGGCTAAGGGCCAACTGAAGCCGCTGCCGCCGCCGGCCGGGACGTGGCGCGGGCGCCCGCCTACGGTGGCCGAGGAGGCCCACAATCGGCTCGCTGAGAAGCCCCGCCCCGTTGGTCTAAGCCCCGCCCACCCAGCCTTCCGCGAGGCCTGTCTGCTCAGCCAGCAAGACCTACCTCTGTGGTCCGATGCAATAACCCCGCTGTGCCTATTGAGTTCgagtccctttctttttttttatttaatttaaatttttatcagtgatttaatattgatttaaaaattataagacaacaggggtataattccacacctttcccaccaccagagttccgtgcccccatttcctccattggaaaactGCAGTGGATCTCcctaggtcacagatataggttgacaatTATgtttataactatatttatattttttcgagtcccttttatttatttattttttctaattattttttagattgaggtggagagtgaaagaaagagaccacagcaccaaagtttcctttagtgcagtgggggctaggctggaacctgagtggcgcacatggcaaagtagcatacCACCCAACAGAACTGTTTCTCTAGTCTTTGGCTATTGAGTTCTTGAAATACAAGTGGTTCAAATTGAAGGTGCTCTAAGTGTAAAATTCACACCAAGTTTCAAGGACCTGGGAGAAAAGCAAGACCACAAGACCGTAGACAGAACTCCTAagagtttaaaaataaga is a genomic window of Erinaceus europaeus chromosome 15, mEriEur2.1, whole genome shotgun sequence containing:
- the IER3IP1 gene encoding immediate early response 3-interacting protein 1, with the translated sequence MAFTLYSLLQAALLCVNAIAVLHEERFLKNIGWGTDQGIGGFGEEPGIKSQLMNLIRSVRTVMRVPLIIVNSIAIVLLLLFG